CAGAAACGATCTCCATCCATTAGATGTTGAGCTGCCTGGCATAACCTTCCAGTTGTTTTTCCTACAttctatttccatattttttgtactttttaaagagatttttttcacttatctTTAACTCTTCTAATGATATGTTTTTATTcccactttatatttttattttctaagaattctTTTTTGCCTCTTGCTTCTTTTATGTTATCCTAGTCTTCTATTACGTGAAATGGCTTCTCATATCCCTCTGATGGTAGTAATGGTGGCTTCTGGAAATTTCCTTGTTTTTCCATATAGTTTCTCTTCTAAGTTCCTTTGGGCTATGTTTAGTCTCTTTTATGTTACAAGAAGCCCTCAAATGTGTGATGATATTTGCCTGTCTGTATTTTGGAGGAGATACTGAGAAGCTGGTTTAACTTTTTGTGTGCCAACTGGTAGACCTTCTTAAGTACGTAGTGCTCCCATTTCTTAAGCCTTTCTGGGGTTTGCAGCATAAATCATCCCCTTCGGGGTTTTCCTTACTTTTGAGTTAGGTTTTCTCCTTCTTTCGTTTGTTAAGTTGTTTGTCATTTATCTTCATGCTTCCCAGTTTCAAAAGTTTTGTAGCTGCTATTTCCTCTTTGACTTTCATTGACTTTGtgggtttgttcttttttaaaaaaatccatttcattccttttagtgagtttttttttGAAGGACAAGAATAACTACATGTGATTGACTTGTCCTATTTGATAGAAAATATATCATTTTCCTAGAGAAATATTGtttttagaagttatttttaaggataataaaatttgaaactaatttattattttagccATTCAGTAAAtgtattttgatcttttttcatGTGCCAGGGTTTAAGTTGATTAAAGTAACAGATTTTATTCCTGGCTTCCTGAATCTTGGCTCTACTGTAGCAGACATAttaagtaaaaatacaaaaaaatatgaaatttgcAATTGTAGGGGACAAGTGTGTAATCACCTATtaccaaacaaaacacaaagaaagggagaaaaaagaaaaagtgctctGAGAAGTAATGGCAGGATGTATACATTTAAGACTGAGTATTTAGAAAAGATCTGTATTGTTCAGGTCAGTGACCAGGAACCTGCAAGGTTAAGAGTGGGGCAGTAGGAACGGAGCTATGAAAGAATATTTCAGGCAGATGAAATCATTGGGGAGGGGAGTGTTACAGTTTAGTGCATTTGAAGAACTAAGAAGACCTATGTAACTCTAGCTTACTGTTGATGGGAGAGAGGTGTCAGCTTGAAGAGACAAGCAGGAGGCAGATCCTGGAGGGATTTTTTAGAGTAAATTTAGAAGTGTGGGTCTTATCCTAGGGACAATGGGAAACCAATGAAGCATTTTGAGCAGAACAGTGCCAGACTGAATTTCACTCTGACTGCTAAGGGTCCAAAGCTGGAAATGTAGCAGCTAGCTAAAATACTGCTTCAATATCCAAGTAAAAGGCCATTTGGGCTAGGATTAGCTATTGTCAGTGGAGATGCAAAGAACAATTTCAAGGCATATTTAGGCCTTGTCTAAACCAGCTTGCTATTTGAGTGTTGTAGAAAGAGAATGGGGTTGCAATGTATTCACCTTTTGGGGCTTGAGGTATTTATTCAGGGTCTTAGTTGGTGTCTCTGAATCCTTTTCTTTTGCTGGTCTCTTTTACGGCATTTAAGTCTTCCAGAATATAGCTACCAAACACTGTAGGGTTACTTTATTCAActatataaaaacattatatGTGATTTCAGAATCATTTCAATAATCATCACAGCTGGGGTTCAGATTCCTCATCTATCTGCATCCTCCTTGTAATCTTCCACAAGTCTCACCTATCTTCTTCTCCCTGCTCTCTGACTTTAAAATTACATTCTCAGTTACTCTGCTGTGGCCTTTGCAGAGTACCATTTTTTGTTCTCCCAAGATTAGCCGCATAGACTTCATAGGCAAACATAGATTTTATCAAATGGCATAAACAAACTATATTCTAACCACAAAAGAATCTCCCCTCTCCATTGCTCATTCCAGACTTATTCAGTTCATTAATCTCTCATCAAGATACTGCTACATCTGAAGTATCTTTCTCTTTTATCTCCTTCAGATAATGTAATTTATGACCATTTATCCTAGATTTTTCCTTCCTGGTATAGTTGCTTAATACTCTAAACAACCCTAAGAAATGGGTTAAAGGGTAATTATGttcttttaaaactatatatgaCACTAGTCTTATCCTCTAACAAAATTGAGGTGGGGCCTAGACATCTTTATATTTATCAGTTTCCCCATGTCTATGGGGGATGTTTATCTAAATCACTATTTAGGTACAAGTGACTTAATCTGTTTTCCTAAATATCTCCTTCACCTTCTAGTGTTTCTCCTCattctttctatttccttttccatttgttAAATTGCCCAATCATATATGAGAACTGTATTAAGCCACTCATTTTTCATGAAAATGACTTTCAGTTAAGTCTTTCATATCTAATATAAAAGTTTCATTTCtcccagaacacacacacaaaaagtgaatgtttttatattttctttcagacTGTGAATCAAGGTTGAGACCAAGAATTATTTCTGAAAAAGGATATTTATGGAATAGAATCATCCTGATGGGAGATAATGGAAAGACTTGTAAAAAACAGCATTGAGTGTTCAAGTTTCAGAGGTGATTGGGAATGTAAAAGCCAGTTTGAGAGAAAACAGGAATCTCAGGAAGGACATTTCAGTCAAATGATATTTACTCCTGAAGACATGCCCACTTTCAATACCcagcatcagagaattcatactgatGAGAAACTCCttgaatgtaaggaatgtgggaaggaTTTTAGTTTTGTATCAGTCCTTATTCGACATCAGCGAATTCATACTGGtgagaaaccttatgaatgtaaAGAATGTGGCAAGGCCTTTGGTAGCGGTGCAAACCTTGCTTACCATCAAAGAATTCATACGGGtgagaaaccttatgaatgtagtgaatgtgggaaggcctttgGTAGCGGCTCAAACCTTACTCACCATCAGCGAATTCATACTGGTGAGAAACCatatgaatgtaaggaatgtgggaaagcctttagtTTTGGATCAGGCCTTATTCGACATCAGATAATTCATAGTGGTGAAAAGCCTTATGagtgtaaggaatgtgggaagtCTTTTAGTTTTGAATCAGCCCTTACTCGGCATCACAGAATTCACACAGGtgagaaaccttatgaatgtaaGGATTGTGGGAAGGCCTTCGGTAGTGGTTCAAATCTTACTCAACATCGAAGGATTCATACTGGTGAGAAACCTTACGAATGTAAAGCATGTGGAATGTCCTTTAGTAGTGGTTCAGCCCTTACTCggcatcagagaattcatactggtgaGAAACCATATGTgtgtaatgaatgtgggaaagcttttAGTTTTGGATCAGCCCTTACTCGACATCAAAGAATTCATACTGGTGAGAAACCTTATGTTTGTAAGGAATGTGGAAAGGCTTTCAATAGTGGCTCAGATCTCACtcaacatcagagaattcacactggTGAGAAACCATATGAGTGTAGGGAATGTGAGAAAGCCTTTAGAAGTGGTTCAAAACTTATCCAACATCAAAGAATGCACACTGGTGAGAAACCCTATGAGTGTAAGGAATGTAGAAAGGCCTTTAGTAGTGGTTCAGACCTCTCtcaacatcagagaattcatactggtgagaaaccctatgaatgtaaggaatgtgggaaggctTTTGGTAGTGGCTCAAAACTTATTCAACATCAGCTAATTCACACTGGTgaaaaaccctatgaatgtaaagAATGCAGAAAGTCCTTTAGTAGTGGCTCAGCTCTTAATCGGCACCAGAGAATACACACTGGtcagaaaccctatgaatgtaatgaatgtgACAAGGCTTTTGGTACTGGCTCAAGCCTTACtcaacatcagagaattcatactggtcAGAAGCATTATGAATGTAAAGGATGTGGGATGGCTTTTGGGCGGGTTTCAGAAGTTCAGCAACATAAGAAACGTCATGCTAATGAGAAGCTCTCTGAATTGGAAACTCTATAAATTGAAATTATATGGTTAAGGAAGCACACAACACATAAATTCATACTAGTGAGAGTCTCTACAAATGTAATTAAGGTACAAATGCCTTACTTATACATAATCAGTTAATCAGTTGGAGGAAATTCAGACAAAAAAACACCGAATAagatatttaaagatttttatctaaattcattctttcattactTTCAGAAAATTCATACTTGTGAATATTAAACATTGAAAACCTTTTTATTATatgttgtctttattttaagccttgaaatttattttggggCTAACCCTGctactttctttttaatatttttaatttttatgggtTTTAACAGAATTGCTGATccatttcagaattattttaaattattattgaagGTCTAAATTTaccccttttctccctccctcatttCTCATCCTAACACCATTTATTCAATACACatatctatttttgtattttttattgccttttgatgataagttatatttttatacatgtaaAGTTTGGATATCAAGTCagcctttgttttttaaatttgcatatcTGTGTTTGTATCTGTGTTTTACTCTGTTTGTGTTAAGTTACTGTTACTTTTAAGTATCCTTTAGTATCTTATGGATGTGTACTTTTTGTTTCAGAAGAttgttttatttaccttttataaattttatattctccTTTTTGCAGAACAATTTTCCTCCATAAAATGTagatatgaattttaaaaaatggatacagTTATCTGTAGTCTTACCAGTCATAGACAATCACAGTCAAGTTTTTgggaaaaatcctttaaaattataTCTGGCTTTGTTTTCGAAAGAAAGTGTGATTATTCTACAACCAGCCTTTAATATTCTTTGTCTGTAAATatattgttactattttattGGCTTGAAAATATTCAACTGTTTTTATCAAACCCTATTTTGTCAAATACTGAAAATCTTGCCATTATAAAGAGTTACCTGGTTGGCCCTTTTTGATTGTGTCTACTTTATTTGTTGTTCATTTTAGAGATAATATGTGGATCTCTTATGCTTTTAATGATTTATACATTATAGGTAAAGCTGTGCTTCTCTTTGACCAACATCCCTGACCTCAGTTACTTCCCCAATGTTAACCAACTTACTTATTCTTCCAGATCCTTTTCTATACATATATGATGTGTTTATGGTAATGTGGGCGTAATTAGTATACCTCAGAGGCTTCTTATATGGATTCTACAATTATGCACATCACATAATAAACACTTGGTTAGTTTAGCCATCACCATTGTTATCTTCTGAGTGTTTGTTACGTATGGATAAACTTTTAACCATGATCTATACCTTACTCAACATCAAAGacattattaaggaaaaaaagacatttatgtAAGTGAATATAGGAAAAGCTTGATcaacatttattctttattttacaagGAATAATtcctcttaaagaaaaataaatattgtgaaGTGTAAGAAGGAAAGTGCACCGTCAAACTTAGACCAAGGTGAAAACAAAAATAGGATAGCTCCTTCATAAATCTGAACACTGAAGAATAACATCAGCCTCGTGGTGGCATAAGATGCCCCTCCATTTTGCATACACCTCCCCTTTTAACAGCTAAAACTTGGCATCGATCCACAAATTGCCTCTTTGGGAGTTATGTGTATATACCAAGGGACCTGAGAGGAGTCTCACACACCTATGTATCAAGTAATAGGCAGAAAGTCCTCAGTATAGGCTGTGAAGCCAGCAGGAGTCTGTgaaccagccccagcccctcttgGCCATGATCATGGTAAACCTGAAGAGAGCTGATTTGGGCAGATACTTACAAAAGAGAGCATTTGTAGAAGTCCAAGTTTCCTGCACTCTGTtgaaggaggaaaacaaaatgtttgaATGCATTGGAGAGAGTAAGATGAGCTTTACCAGCTGAACAGAGCAAGGGAAACAATTGCTGGTGCCTGGACAGACAGCACATTGGAGACAGTCAGACATCTGCAGCCAGCATGGGCTGAGAACCCATGCAGGCCCCATCTTGCTTtggcaccccacccccaacctgggATGAGGGTCCTGATGCTAGAAGAGTGGAAAACACACACTTAAGGGAAACAGATCCACCTTGGCCCTGACTCTCAGGCTTCCGCTCCAACAACTTAGGATCagattccccccaccccagccacaacCAGTAGGGCAGTGATGGCTACTGAACAGAGAGGAAGTCCCACCTCAATCCCAGCTCCAGCTCTAACCTCTAAAGAATTAAGAAATGGAACTAAAAAACATGCTAGAAGGAATGAATAGCAGACTAAATGACATAGAAGAATACATAAGATCTGGAACATAGAATAATGGAAATGACCCAATTACAACTgccaaaataaaagcaaattttaaaaagtgagatcaATTTAAGAGGGATGACATTTGGGATAACATTAAGCATACCAGCATTCACATTATACAGgttccagaggaagaagagacagagaagggaaCCAAAAATATGTTTgaggaaattatggctgaaaacatcCTAAAcctgaagaaagaaacagatattcaggtacaggaagcagagagggtctcaaacaagatgaacccaaacagacccacactaagacacatcataattgaaatggcaaaaattaaagataaaaacaatATTCTTAAGGTAGGAAGAGAAGAACAAGGGTCTCTACAAGGGAATCTACATAAGGCTATCAGCcagtttttctgtatttccagATCTAAAGGGAGCGGCATGACATATTCACAGTGCTGAAGGGGGAAAACCTGCAACTTAGTATACTCTACACAGCAAGgttatcatttagaattgaaggagagataaagaactccccagagaagcaaaaactaaaagagttaaTGCTAAACCTACCCTAAGGAAATGTTAAAGAGTCTTTAAGTGGAAAAGCAGTAAGAATCTATAGGAAAAGGAAAATCCCACTATGAAAGGCAAAAATATAGTAAGGACTAGGATCAACCACTGAAATAAGCCAAAATGAAgataaaagaccaaaaaaagtaaaagcaaatataaCTACAATAAATAGTTAAGGGATaaatatgaagatgtaaaatatgacatcaataACACAAAATGCCAGGAGGAGtgtaaaaatgtagatcttttagaatttgtttgaatttaaatgactatcagtttaaaacaagtagatatagttataggtcaacatatatgaaccctgtgctaaccacaaatcaaaaccacagtagaTACACGAACACTAAAAAGGAAGGAACACAAGcaaataactaaagaaaaccatgaactcacaagggaagaaacaaagaataagaaatgaacagagaactacaaaaacaactagaaaacaagtaataaaatggcaataagtacatatccatcaataattactctatat
This Camelus bactrianus isolate YW-2024 breed Bactrian camel chromosome 9, ASM4877302v1, whole genome shotgun sequence DNA region includes the following protein-coding sequences:
- the LOC105075705 gene encoding uncharacterized protein LOC105075705, whose protein sequence is MERLVKNSIECSSFRGDWECKSQFERKQESQEGHFSQMIFTPEDMPTFNTQHQRIHTDEKLLECKECGKDFSFVSVLIRHQRIHTGEKPYECKECGKAFGSGANLAYHQRIHTGEKPYECSECGKAFGSGSNLTHHQRIHTGEKPYECKECGKAFSFGSGLIRHQIIHSGEKPYECKECGKSFSFESALTRHHRIHTGEKPYECKDCGKAFGSGSNLTQHRRIHTGEKPYECKACGMSFSSGSALTRHQRIHTGEKPYVCNECGKAFSFGSALTRHQRIHTGEKPYVCKECGKAFNSGSDLTQHQRIHTGEKPYECRECEKAFRSGSKLIQHQRMHTGEKPYECKECRKAFSSGSDLSQHQRIHTGEKPYECKECGKAFGSGSKLIQHQLIHTGEKPYECKECRKSFSSGSALNRHQRIHTGQKPYECNECDKAFGTGSSLTQHQRIHTGQKHYECKGCGMAFGRVSEVQQHKKRHANEKLSELETL